TTCCTCGCCGATGCCCGAGGAGGCCCCCGTGACAACCACCGTTTTGTCCTTCATGGGCCGCCATTCTAACTGGGTGCCCCGGGCCCGCTGGCACGTAGCGCTACATCTCTCTGGCCTGGCGTGTACGCGCTGCACTCAGGGAAAAGGCACCCGCCACGACCGTCACTTCCGCCGGGACGCCCGGGTGCGTGACATCGTGGATCGGCTGTTGGCGCCCCACCGGGAACGTTGGCGCGACCCGGACGATGCCTGAACCTCGCACGGTTTCAACCCCCCTACCAACTTCCAGAAGAGATCATCATCGCCCGCGCTTTCTGATCGCGCCACGGCGCCTGAGTCGTGCTATCCCGCGCGCCAGCCCTATTCCCGATACGGAACGAGAAAGGTTGACAGTCTGATAATGATGCCCGATGGTCACGCGCCGCGTTGGACTGGGACGAGGAGGAGCGACCCTGTCCACGGCATCTCTTCATTCGGTCGGGGTCGGGTTTGTTCGCGAGTCTCCTGTCTGGGCAGGAGCCGCCGTAGCCATAGCAACGCCGTGAATGCGCTTCTTGTCCCAATCTCCCCATACCCGTCTCCGGTCCGGTCGCACTGTGCTCCCGGTTGCGACCTCCGGAGCCATCCACTGATCAGCCCCTCGGTCCTGGTATGAGCGGTCCTCTCTTCCCACGTTGGACGAACACGGTGTCGCGCGCTTCGGTCGCGGCGCTCCTCGCATTCCCCGCGCTCGCGCTCGGTGGACTGATGGCGTACGTACGGTCTCCGTTCGTCACCAATCAGCACCGTCCGATCGAGCAGCCGATTGAGTTCGACCACCGGCACCACGCCGGTGACGAGCAGATCGACTGCCGCTACTGCCACTTCTCCGTGGAGAAGTCGCCGTCGGCCGGTATCCCCTCCACCACGGTCTGCATGTCCTGCCACGCGCAGGTGTGGAACCAGAGTCCGTACCTGGCACTCGTGCGGCAGGCGTACTTCACGGACCAGCCGATCCCCTGGATCCGCGTCCACAACCTGCCGGACTTCGTCTACTTCAACCACTCCATCCACGTCGCCAAGGGCGTGGGCTGCGTGACCTGCCATGGTCGGGTGGATGAGATGGGCGCCATCGAGCAGGTGGCTCCGCTCACCATGGAGTGGTGCCTGGACTGCCACCGCGACCCCGGGCCCAACCTGCGCCCGCAGGAATTCATCACCAGCATGACCTGGAAGCCGCCCGAGGATCACGCCGAGGCGGCGAAGCTCGCGGAAACGCTGATGAAAGAGAACGACGTTCACGGTCGCACGAGCTGCTCGACATGCCATCGCTGAAGCCCAAGCTCGACGGAGATTCTATGAAGGACACCCCCGCCTCCTTCGCCCTGCCGGTCGTCTCGGACGCGGCCGTCGCGGCGCACGAGCATGACCACGACGCCGTCGGCGAGGCTCTCGAGCACGCCGCCGCCCAGAGCGCCCACACCAAGGCCGCCGAGGGTGCTTACGGCAAGACCTATTGGCGCAGCCTCGAGGAGAAGCTCGGCCAGCCCGAGTACCTCGAGTCCGTCCGCCCCGAGTTCCCCGAGGGCGCGGACCTGCCGCCCACGGGCGTCGCCCGCCGCCAGTTCATGCAGCTGCTCGGCGCGTCGCTCGCGATGGCCGGCGCCACCGCCTGCTCCACCCGTCCGGTGGACGAGCGCATGGTGCCCTACACCCGCACGCCGCCCGAGATGGTTCCGGGCAACCCGCTGCACTACGCCTCGGGCATGACGTTCGGGGGCCACACCTCCGGCATCCTCGTCACGGCGCGTGAAGGCCGCCCGGTGAAGATCGAGGGCAACCCGCAGCACCCGGTGAACCTGGGCGCCGCCGGTGTCTTCGAGCAGGCCTTCCTGATGTCCTTGTATGACCCGCAGCGCGCCCGCGTGCTGCGCTACCGCAAGGAGCCGCGCTCGCTGCGCACCTTCGGCGAGGAGCTCAACAACACGCTCACCCGCTCCATCCAGGCCAATGGCGGCGCGCGCGTGCGCTTCCTCACCGAGCCGAACACCTCGCCGGTGCTCGGCCATCTGCGCTCGCGCATCCAGGAGCGCCTGCCCAACGCCCGGTTCCAGAGCTACACCGCGATCTCCCAGGATCCGGTTGCCGAGGGCACCAACGCGGTGTTCGGCCAGGCGGCCCACCCGCTGTACGACTTCTCCCGCGCGGACGTCGTCCTCTCCCTGGACGCGGACTTCCTGGAGAGCCGTCCCTCCAACCTGGCCCATGCCCGCGCCTTCGCGCGTCGGCGCGACCCGGCCGAGGGCAACCTCAACCGCCTCTACGCCTGCGAGCCGCGCTTCACCATCACCGGTGGCATGGCGGACCATCGCCTGCGCGTGAAGTCGCGGGACATCTTCGGCATCGCCGCCGCGCTCGCCATGCGCGTGGGCGGTGACGCGGCGGCGCTGGGTGCCAGCGGCAGCCAGAAGGCGCAGCTCGACGCCAACCACCAGAAGTGGGTGGATGCCGTCGCCGCCGACCTGAGCGCCCACCAGGGCCGCTCGCTGGTGGTGGCCGGTGAGCGTCAGCCCGCCGCGGTGCACGCCCTGGCCGCCGCCATCAACGCGGCGCTCGGCAACGTGGGCCAGACGGTGCGCTACGTGGCGTCCGCGGTGAACGAGACCACCAGCGACGCCGGTCTGCGTCCGCTCGTGGAGGAGCTGAAGAACGGCGCGGTGGACGTGCTGGTCATCACCGCCTGGAACCCCGTCTACCGCGCGCCGGCGGACCTGGGCCTCCAGGAGCTGCTGGATCCGGCCAAGAACCCCAACCGCTCCAAGCTCACCGTCATCTACACCTCGCTCTTCGAGGACGAGACGAGCGCGTTCAGTGACTGGTTCATCCCGGCCGCGCACGAGCTCGAGGCGTGGGGCGATGGCCGGTCGATCGACGGCACGGTGTCCATCGTGCAGCCGCTCATCCAGCCGCTCTTCAACGGCGTGCCCACCTCGGAGCTGCTCGCGCTGTTCCTCGGTGAGCCGTACCGCGGCAGCTACCAGCTCCTCCGGGACTTCTGGAGCCGCAGCAACCTGGCGGGCGCGGACTTCGAGACGGCGTGGGAGACGTGGGTGTCCGTGGGCATCGTGCCCGGCACCGCCACGGCGACCCTGACGGCGGCCCCCAACGCGGGCGCGGCCCGTGCGCTGGTGGACGCCTGGCAGCCGCCCTCCGCGGACGGCCTCGAGGTGAACTTCGTCGCGGACTACAAGGTCTATGACGGCCAGTTCGCCAACATCTCCTGGCTGCAGGAGCTGCCGGATCCCATCTCGAAGATGACGTGGGACAACGCGGCCTACATCAGCCCCGAGACGGCCAAGCAGCAGAAAGATCTCCAGCCGGGCGACGTGGCCACGCTCACCTACGGTGGCAGGACGCTGGACGTGCCGGTGTGGATCCTCCCGGGCATCGCGGACGGCGTGGTGGTGCTGCCCCTGGGCTACGGCCGCACGGGTCTGTTCGAGACGGTGGCCAAGGAAGTGGGCTTCAACGCCAACCGGGTACGCAGCGTGAACGCGCCCTGGTTCGACGGCGGGGCCAAGCTGGACAAGACGCCCAAGACCCACAAGTTCTCCCTCACCCAGCAGCACTGGAGCATGGAGGGCCGCCCGCTCGCGCTCGACATGTCCGTCGAGCAGTTCCGCAAGGAGCAGGAGGACGAGAAGCACCAGAAGAGCTCCGTGTTCGCCCGCGTCCGTGGCGAGCAGGCCAGCCTGCTCGGGGAGTTCGAGTACAAGGACTACAAGTGGGCGATGGCCATCGACCTGGCGCGCTGCACGGGTTGCTCCGCGTGCGTGGTGGCCTGCCAGTCGGAGAACAACATCCCCGTCGTGGGCAAGGAGCAGGTGGCCCGCAGCCGCGAGATGCAGTGGCTGCGCATCGACCGGTACTTCACCGGC
The Cystobacter ferrugineus genome window above contains:
- a CDS encoding TAT-variant-translocated molybdopterin oxidoreductase, whose protein sequence is MKDTPASFALPVVSDAAVAAHEHDHDAVGEALEHAAAQSAHTKAAEGAYGKTYWRSLEEKLGQPEYLESVRPEFPEGADLPPTGVARRQFMQLLGASLAMAGATACSTRPVDERMVPYTRTPPEMVPGNPLHYASGMTFGGHTSGILVTAREGRPVKIEGNPQHPVNLGAAGVFEQAFLMSLYDPQRARVLRYRKEPRSLRTFGEELNNTLTRSIQANGGARVRFLTEPNTSPVLGHLRSRIQERLPNARFQSYTAISQDPVAEGTNAVFGQAAHPLYDFSRADVVLSLDADFLESRPSNLAHARAFARRRDPAEGNLNRLYACEPRFTITGGMADHRLRVKSRDIFGIAAALAMRVGGDAAALGASGSQKAQLDANHQKWVDAVAADLSAHQGRSLVVAGERQPAAVHALAAAINAALGNVGQTVRYVASAVNETTSDAGLRPLVEELKNGAVDVLVITAWNPVYRAPADLGLQELLDPAKNPNRSKLTVIYTSLFEDETSAFSDWFIPAAHELEAWGDGRSIDGTVSIVQPLIQPLFNGVPTSELLALFLGEPYRGSYQLLRDFWSRSNLAGADFETAWETWVSVGIVPGTATATLTAAPNAGAARALVDAWQPPSADGLEVNFVADYKVYDGQFANISWLQELPDPISKMTWDNAAYISPETAKQQKDLQPGDVATLTYGGRTLDVPVWILPGIADGVVVLPLGYGRTGLFETVAKEVGFNANRVRSVNAPWFDGGAKLDKTPKTHKFSLTQQHWSMEGRPLALDMSVEQFRKEQEDEKHQKSSVFARVRGEQASLLGEFEYKDYKWAMAIDLARCTGCSACVVACQSENNIPVVGKEQVARSREMQWLRIDRYFTGDDLHDPEMVMQPIACVHCEKAPCEYVCPVNATVHSDEGLNDMVYNRCVGTRYCSNNCPYKVRRFNYLHYTADKTPTQKMLMNPDVTVRNRGVMEKCTYCVQRIERVRIKARVEKRPIFEKELQTACQQTCPTEAIVFGTLNDPNAQVTKHHQDERAYKLLKELGTSPRTAHLIRLRNPNPALASAKPAAAKHEGGH
- a CDS encoding cytochrome c3 family protein, whose protein sequence is MSGPLFPRWTNTVSRASVAALLAFPALALGGLMAYVRSPFVTNQHRPIEQPIEFDHRHHAGDEQIDCRYCHFSVEKSPSAGIPSTTVCMSCHAQVWNQSPYLALVRQAYFTDQPIPWIRVHNLPDFVYFNHSIHVAKGVGCVTCHGRVDEMGAIEQVAPLTMEWCLDCHRDPGPNLRPQEFITSMTWKPPEDHAEAAKLAETLMKENDVHGRTSCSTCHR